Proteins from a single region of Verrucosispora sp. NA02020:
- a CDS encoding ABC transporter permease — protein sequence MSLTRYTVQRLLLGVGQVAGITTVVFVLTEALPGDAAVVIAGDHPDPERIALIRAQLDLDRPAWWRFLDWVVGLLHGDLGASLISQRPVLDLIVGGAAATLLLAVATLVLLVPLAVGLGMLAARREGGRLDRTLTTLAVGLYAVPEFALAILLVAVFGVRLGWFPPTAVGADLLAQPGVLVLPLLVLLARPICSISRLTRAGMVDALRAEYVHHARRLGLSTRRRWLAHALPTAAAPVVQQVARTTDWLLGGVIVVEAVFVIPGLGTALVDAVAARDVPTIQGLCVVVAVTTVLVNLVADLVAFRLAPRTVGVR from the coding sequence TTGAGTCTGACCCGCTACACCGTGCAGCGGCTGCTGCTCGGCGTCGGGCAGGTCGCCGGCATCACCACCGTCGTGTTCGTCCTCACCGAGGCGCTGCCCGGGGACGCGGCGGTGGTGATCGCCGGTGACCATCCCGACCCGGAGCGGATCGCGCTGATCCGCGCGCAGCTCGACCTCGACCGACCGGCCTGGTGGCGCTTCCTGGACTGGGTGGTCGGGCTGCTGCACGGCGACCTCGGTGCCTCGCTGATCTCGCAACGGCCGGTGCTGGACCTGATCGTCGGCGGGGCCGCCGCGACCCTGCTGCTCGCGGTCGCCACGCTGGTGCTGCTGGTGCCGCTCGCCGTCGGGCTCGGCATGCTCGCCGCCCGACGCGAGGGGGGCCGGCTCGACCGGACACTCACCACCCTCGCGGTCGGACTGTACGCGGTACCCGAGTTCGCCCTGGCCATCCTGCTGGTGGCGGTCTTCGGCGTCCGGCTGGGCTGGTTCCCGCCCACCGCCGTCGGCGCCGACCTGCTCGCCCAGCCGGGGGTGCTGGTGCTGCCGCTGCTGGTGCTGCTGGCCCGGCCAATCTGCTCGATCAGCCGGCTGACCCGCGCCGGCATGGTGGACGCCCTGCGTGCGGAGTACGTCCACCACGCCCGACGCCTCGGTCTCTCCACCCGGCGGCGCTGGCTGGCGCACGCGCTGCCGACCGCCGCCGCGCCGGTCGTGCAGCAGGTCGCCCGCACCACCGACTGGCTACTCGGTGGCGTCATCGTGGTCGAGGCGGTCTTCGTCATCCCCGGGCTGGGCACCGCCCTGGTCGACGCGGTCGCCGCCCGGGACGTACCCACCATCCAGGGGCTCTGCGTGGTCGTGGCGGTCACCACCGTGCTGGTCAACCTGGTCGCGGACCTGGTGGCGTTCCGACTCGCCCCGCGTACGGTCGGTGTCCGGTGA
- a CDS encoding nuclear transport factor 2 family protein, translated as MTIVATDAAHIAALIDDLYAAFLAGDRDRFDGHLHADVTTWETHLPGPLRTRAELDAYRDQRDAAGQRPQLAVLAAQDKRIDVWGDVGLARYLLIARADAEQPPSSARVTDVLRRVDGRWQIVHHHAESLSEPVAAR; from the coding sequence ATGACGATCGTGGCAACCGACGCGGCACACATCGCCGCGCTCATCGACGACCTGTACGCGGCCTTCCTCGCCGGGGACCGCGACCGCTTCGACGGGCACCTGCACGCCGACGTGACCACCTGGGAGACCCACCTGCCCGGGCCGTTGCGGACCCGGGCGGAGCTGGACGCCTACCGCGACCAGCGCGATGCCGCCGGTCAGCGCCCGCAGTTGGCGGTGCTCGCGGCGCAGGACAAGCGCATCGACGTGTGGGGCGACGTGGGCCTGGCCCGCTACCTGCTGATCGCGCGGGCCGACGCCGAGCAGCCGCCGTCGTCCGCCCGCGTCACCGACGTGCTGCGCCGCGTCGACGGCCGGTGGCAGATCGTGCACCACCACGCCGAGTCGCTCAGCGAGCCGGTGGCGGCGCGATGA
- a CDS encoding LLM class flavin-dependent oxidoreductase: MTVEIGLGLQSDKPAGAYARLARAAESHGFDVLTVFGDLMYQPPIFPLLEMAQATSRVRLGPACLNPYSLAPYEIAGQLAALDLASAGRAYLGLARGTWLGAVGLPQPKPLATIEEAAAVVYRLLRGDRDGYRGQVFTLAPETALRYAVQRPDPPLLIGAWGPKGAALAGRIADEIKVGGSANPDMVPVVRDRLRVGALAAGRDVDEVGIVLGAVTVVDTDGEAARAKARTEVAMYLAVVADLDPTVTLPDGLVARVGELVDAGEHDAAGRLIPDEVLDRFAFSGTPEQVAAQAQQLIDAGVRRVEFGTPHGLTDDRGVDLLGTAVLPLLRR, from the coding sequence ATGACGGTCGAGATCGGACTCGGTCTGCAGAGCGACAAGCCGGCCGGCGCGTACGCCCGGCTGGCCCGTGCCGCCGAGTCGCACGGATTCGACGTGCTGACCGTCTTCGGCGACCTGATGTACCAGCCGCCGATCTTCCCGCTGCTGGAGATGGCCCAGGCCACCAGCCGGGTACGCCTCGGCCCGGCCTGCCTCAACCCGTACAGCCTGGCGCCGTACGAGATCGCCGGTCAGCTCGCCGCGCTCGACCTGGCCTCGGCCGGACGGGCCTACCTGGGGTTGGCGCGCGGCACCTGGCTCGGCGCGGTCGGACTGCCCCAACCGAAGCCGCTGGCCACCATCGAGGAGGCGGCGGCGGTCGTCTACCGCCTGCTGCGCGGCGACCGGGACGGGTACCGGGGGCAGGTCTTCACGCTGGCCCCGGAGACCGCGCTGCGCTACGCCGTGCAGCGCCCCGATCCGCCGTTGCTGATCGGGGCGTGGGGACCGAAGGGCGCGGCCCTGGCCGGCCGGATCGCCGACGAGATCAAGGTGGGCGGCAGCGCGAACCCCGACATGGTGCCGGTCGTCCGGGACCGGCTCCGGGTCGGTGCTCTCGCCGCCGGACGCGACGTGGACGAGGTCGGCATCGTCCTCGGTGCCGTGACGGTGGTCGACACCGACGGCGAGGCGGCGCGCGCCAAGGCCCGGACCGAGGTCGCCATGTACCTCGCGGTGGTCGCCGACCTGGACCCGACGGTCACCCTGCCGGACGGCCTGGTGGCGCGCGTCGGGGAACTGGTCGACGCGGGAGAGCACGACGCCGCCGGTCGGCTGATCCCGGACGAGGTGCTCGACCGTTTCGCCTTCTCCGGCACCCCCGAGCAGGTCGCCGCCCAGGCCCAGCAGCTCATCGACGCCGGGGTCCGGCGGGTGGAGTTCGGCACCCCGCACGGGCTGACCGACGACCGGGGCGTCGACCTGCTCGGCACCGCCGTCCTGCCCCTGCTGCGTCGCTGA
- a CDS encoding hydantoinase B/oxoprolinase family protein, whose protein sequence is MFFERVEIRTDSGGAGRFRGGCGLRRDIRFVSSGEFLSVIKKTRSAPWALAGGLSPEPNQVVVFPGTDREARVSTRRTAVVAGDRVSLLTAGGGGHGDPGLRDPEAVRRDVAEGYVSADAARETYGVIA, encoded by the coding sequence ATGTTCTTCGAGCGGGTGGAGATTCGGACGGATTCGGGTGGTGCGGGGCGGTTCCGGGGTGGGTGTGGGTTGCGGCGGGATATTCGTTTCGTGTCGTCGGGGGAGTTTCTTTCGGTGATCAAGAAGACGCGGAGTGCGCCGTGGGCGTTGGCGGGTGGGTTGTCGCCGGAGCCGAATCAGGTGGTGGTGTTTCCGGGGACGGATCGTGAGGCGCGGGTGAGTACGCGTCGGACTGCGGTGGTGGCGGGTGATCGGGTGTCGTTGTTGACCGCTGGTGGTGGTGGTCATGGTGATCCGGGGTTGCGGGATCCGGAGGCGGTACGCCGTGACGTGGCGGAGGGATACGTCTCCGCCGACGCCGCCCGTGAGACCTATGGAGTGATCGCATGA
- a CDS encoding alpha/beta hydrolase, giving the protein MDVTVLVGPDLVADLALLESLTTATAADLGGTGRLVAVDSAAALESALAATAAPVVVLPGPTASARALMSGAAPHVVWYDLTVATAVAGARHLSGRGVWGLAWAIRHAVHQHRSPAVRVAYGAHADQWGELRLPTADTARPVPVAVLLHGGFWRSYWGADLMDALAVDLAARGYAAWNVEYRRPDRHGWDATTADVAASLAVLPDVADAGVLDLDRIVVFGHSAGGQLALRAAADLAVDLAQGPRVTLAVSLAGVLDLAEADGRQLGDGAVSAALGGTPTTVPQRYAAGDPMARLPIGVSTLLVQGAGDSPDLVDINRRYAVAARAAGDELTHLELPGDHFDVIGPGSPIWQATMDEVGRCLGR; this is encoded by the coding sequence ATGGACGTCACCGTGCTGGTCGGCCCGGACCTCGTCGCCGACCTCGCCCTGCTGGAGTCGCTCACCACGGCCACCGCCGCCGACCTCGGCGGCACCGGTCGTCTGGTGGCCGTCGACTCGGCCGCCGCGCTGGAATCGGCGCTGGCGGCGACCGCCGCGCCGGTGGTGGTGCTGCCCGGTCCGACGGCGTCCGCGCGGGCCCTGATGAGCGGGGCCGCACCGCACGTCGTCTGGTACGACCTCACCGTGGCCACGGCCGTCGCCGGTGCCCGCCACCTCTCCGGCCGGGGCGTGTGGGGTCTGGCCTGGGCGATCCGCCACGCGGTGCACCAGCACCGGTCCCCGGCGGTACGCGTCGCCTACGGCGCGCACGCCGACCAGTGGGGTGAGCTGCGACTGCCCACGGCGGACACGGCACGTCCGGTGCCGGTCGCGGTGCTGCTGCACGGCGGCTTCTGGCGGTCGTACTGGGGAGCCGACCTGATGGACGCGCTCGCCGTGGACCTGGCCGCACGCGGCTACGCGGCGTGGAACGTGGAGTACCGGCGGCCGGACCGGCACGGCTGGGACGCCACCACCGCCGACGTGGCGGCGTCGCTGGCGGTGCTGCCCGACGTGGCCGACGCCGGTGTGCTGGACCTGGACCGGATCGTCGTGTTCGGGCACTCGGCCGGTGGGCAACTGGCCCTGCGGGCGGCGGCGGACCTGGCGGTTGACCTCGCCCAGGGGCCACGGGTCACTCTGGCGGTGTCGCTGGCCGGTGTGCTGGACCTGGCCGAGGCCGACGGCCGGCAGCTCGGTGACGGCGCGGTCAGCGCCGCCCTCGGCGGCACCCCGACGACCGTCCCGCAGCGGTACGCGGCCGGCGACCCGATGGCGCGACTGCCGATCGGGGTGTCCACGCTGCTGGTGCAGGGGGCCGGCGACAGCCCGGACCTGGTCGACATCAACCGCCGGTACGCGGTGGCGGCTCGCGCGGCCGGTGACGAGCTGACCCATCTCGAACTGCCCGGCGACCACTTCGACGTGATCGGTCCCGGCTCGCCGATCTGGCAGGCCACCATGGATGAGGTGGGGCGCTGCCTCGGGCGGTGA
- a CDS encoding ABC transporter ATP-binding protein, whose amino-acid sequence MIRVDGLGAVADGHRLLRDVSFAVPAGGVLAVVGPSGSGKSTLGRALLGEVGPGVRLTGRVEIDGRVVGPGTPAPGGLVGYVPQQPSAALTPVRRVGPVLHEIARRHRPVPGRRARRVAVREAVRAVLTRVGLPADTDTLRRYPHQLSGGQQQRLVIAHALLAGARVLVADEPTTGQDGLHRRDVAAELRRLAATGVTVVLLSHDLHLVRAIADTAIVLDRGVVAAAGPAHTVVGEPTRSAPAARPDAGSPPVEALLRAEALTAAHRGTTVLHGVDVTLGDAQCLALIGRSGSGKTTLARCLAGLHRPDTGTVTLDGRRLHASLDRRDPADLAAVQYVFQDPRASFHPYAPVLAQVTRPAVRLRRQGPADVLAAARALLDQVGLDRDLVTRRPERLSGGELQRAALVRALLTRPRLLVCDEITSGLDGVNRDRILTLLDELRQAHRLALLVITHDPEVVRLADRVVVLDHGRVVEHGRAADLPAGARSPLTRALLDPAIALPATTPDTEEMSRT is encoded by the coding sequence ATGATCCGGGTCGACGGGCTGGGTGCCGTCGCCGACGGACACCGGCTGCTGCGGGACGTGTCGTTCGCGGTGCCGGCCGGTGGGGTGCTCGCCGTCGTCGGTCCGTCCGGCAGCGGCAAGTCCACCCTCGGGCGGGCGCTGCTCGGCGAGGTCGGTCCCGGCGTACGCCTCACCGGCCGGGTCGAGATCGACGGTCGCGTGGTCGGTCCCGGAACCCCGGCGCCCGGTGGGCTCGTCGGGTACGTCCCGCAGCAGCCCTCGGCCGCGCTCACCCCGGTACGCCGCGTCGGCCCCGTGCTGCACGAGATCGCCCGCCGACACCGTCCGGTCCCCGGCCGCCGGGCCCGCCGCGTCGCCGTCCGGGAGGCGGTCCGGGCGGTGTTGACCCGGGTGGGGCTGCCCGCCGACACCGACACGCTGCGGCGCTACCCGCACCAGCTCTCCGGCGGGCAGCAGCAACGACTGGTGATCGCGCACGCCCTGCTCGCCGGGGCCCGCGTCCTGGTCGCCGACGAGCCGACCACCGGGCAGGACGGCCTGCACCGCCGCGACGTGGCCGCCGAGCTGCGCCGCCTGGCCGCCACCGGGGTCACCGTCGTCCTGCTCAGCCACGACCTGCACCTGGTCCGGGCGATCGCCGACACCGCGATCGTCCTGGACCGGGGCGTGGTGGCCGCCGCCGGTCCGGCGCACACGGTCGTCGGGGAGCCCACCCGGTCCGCTCCGGCGGCCCGTCCCGACGCCGGGTCCCCGCCGGTGGAGGCGCTGCTGCGGGCCGAGGCACTGACCGCCGCGCACCGGGGCACCACCGTCCTGCACGGTGTCGACGTGACGCTGGGCGACGCGCAGTGCCTCGCGCTGATCGGTCGCTCCGGCAGCGGGAAGACCACCCTCGCCCGCTGTCTGGCCGGGCTGCACCGGCCGGACACCGGCACCGTCACCCTCGACGGCCGTCGCCTGCACGCCTCCCTCGACCGGCGGGACCCGGCCGACCTCGCCGCCGTGCAGTACGTCTTCCAGGACCCCCGGGCGAGCTTCCACCCGTACGCGCCGGTGCTGGCGCAGGTGACGCGGCCCGCCGTACGGCTGCGGCGACAGGGACCCGCCGACGTGCTGGCGGCGGCGCGTGCCCTGCTCGATCAGGTCGGCCTCGACCGGGACCTGGTCACCCGTCGGCCGGAGCGGCTCTCCGGGGGCGAACTGCAACGTGCCGCCCTGGTGCGGGCCCTGCTGACCCGGCCACGCCTGCTGGTCTGCGACGAGATCACCTCCGGGCTGGACGGCGTCAACCGGGACCGGATCCTCACCCTGCTGGACGAGCTGCGGCAGGCGCACCGCCTGGCGTTGCTGGTCATCACGCACGACCCGGAGGTCGTCCGACTCGCCGACCGGGTGGTCGTGCTCGACCACGGTCGCGTCGTCGAGCACGGTCGGGCCGCCGACCTGCCCGCCGGTGCCCGGTCCCCGCTGACCCGCGCGCTGCTGGATCCGGCGATCGCGCTACCCGCAACCACACCCGACACCGAGGAGATGAGCAGGACATGA
- a CDS encoding helix-turn-helix domain-containing protein has product MRSTGSHPVPEQARPDGGSNGHTPADLVGARIRQYRKERGLTLRGLASRSGLSIGFLSQVERGISSIGLTALGSVAKALDRTVGDFFDASTAPVGGTVTTLPHHFSLTRAETTATQYVSGQQTYRMLSERGPDLLLEPMLVHIAPGGRRENAYGHAGEEFAYVISGELLYEVNGVEHRLHPGDSVHLRSTVPHTMYNDTDAVTTVVSVVTPRLF; this is encoded by the coding sequence ATGCGGTCCACGGGCAGTCATCCGGTCCCGGAGCAGGCCCGCCCCGACGGCGGGAGCAACGGCCACACCCCGGCCGACCTGGTCGGAGCCCGGATCCGCCAGTACCGCAAGGAGCGCGGGCTGACCCTGCGCGGCCTCGCATCCCGCTCCGGGCTGTCGATCGGCTTCCTTTCCCAGGTCGAGCGCGGCATCTCGTCGATCGGGCTGACCGCGCTCGGCAGCGTGGCCAAGGCGCTGGACCGGACGGTGGGCGACTTCTTCGACGCCAGCACCGCGCCGGTCGGGGGCACCGTCACCACGCTGCCCCACCATTTCTCGCTGACCAGGGCGGAGACCACCGCCACGCAGTACGTCTCCGGTCAGCAGACCTATCGGATGCTCTCCGAACGCGGGCCGGACCTGCTGCTCGAACCGATGCTGGTGCACATCGCCCCCGGCGGTCGGCGCGAGAACGCGTACGGGCACGCGGGCGAGGAGTTCGCCTACGTCATCTCCGGCGAGCTGCTCTACGAGGTCAACGGCGTCGAGCACCGGCTGCACCCAGGAGACAGCGTGCACCTGCGCTCCACGGTGCCGCACACGATGTACAACGACACCGACGCGGTGACCACCGTGGTCTCGGTCGTCACACCCCGACTGTTCTGA
- a CDS encoding TIGR04076 family protein, with protein sequence MTDSPDGDMEIYDLKVTVDRIEGRSVCGMAVGDSFDLVNSAHLKLPDGKHFCVYALAAVLPFLAAKQRDLAAGDWLDQDSLFACPDPEERLIMKVERTCRRRMNSADLT encoded by the coding sequence ATGACCGACAGCCCGGACGGCGACATGGAGATCTACGACCTGAAGGTGACCGTGGACCGCATCGAGGGGCGCTCGGTCTGCGGCATGGCCGTCGGCGACTCCTTCGACCTGGTCAACAGCGCCCACCTGAAGCTGCCCGACGGCAAGCACTTCTGCGTCTACGCCCTCGCCGCCGTGCTGCCCTTCCTCGCCGCCAAGCAGCGGGACCTGGCCGCCGGGGACTGGCTCGACCAGGACTCGCTCTTCGCCTGCCCGGACCCGGAGGAGCGGCTGATCATGAAGGTGGAACGCACCTGCCGACGCCGGATGAACTCGGCGGACCTCACCTGA
- a CDS encoding GNAT family N-acetyltransferase translates to MTDETTGPYDLRTAGPQHLDGARSVMLDTFYQVFGYGYQPRWHADVVDLAGTYLRPARHALFVATKGDEVVATTAVRAAAPNSPPHPRWLAERYPAASTAQLFRVYVRPEHRRNGLARALVRRAVAFAADQPDYRVVYLHTDTRVPGAEAFWRGVADLVHDPRDGDPHAAPTVHFEIPLPGRRPVHGDRIAADSARSGASPRATSVR, encoded by the coding sequence ATGACCGACGAGACGACCGGACCGTACGACCTGCGCACCGCCGGGCCGCAACACCTCGACGGCGCCCGCAGCGTCATGCTGGACACCTTCTACCAGGTCTTCGGGTACGGCTACCAGCCTCGTTGGCACGCCGACGTCGTCGACCTGGCCGGCACCTACCTGCGCCCGGCGCGGCACGCCCTGTTCGTCGCCACCAAGGGTGACGAGGTGGTCGCCACCACCGCCGTCCGTGCCGCCGCGCCGAACAGCCCGCCGCATCCGCGCTGGCTGGCGGAGCGCTACCCGGCAGCGAGCACGGCCCAACTCTTCCGGGTGTACGTCCGTCCGGAGCACCGGCGCAACGGGCTCGCCCGCGCCCTCGTGCGGCGAGCCGTCGCGTTCGCCGCCGATCAACCCGACTACCGGGTGGTCTACCTGCACACCGACACCCGGGTGCCCGGCGCGGAGGCGTTCTGGCGCGGGGTGGCCGACCTGGTGCACGACCCGCGCGACGGTGATCCACACGCCGCCCCCACCGTCCACTTCGAGATCCCGCTCCCCGGCCGCAGACCGGTGCACGGGGACCGGATCGCCGCCGATTCGGCACGGTCGGGGGCTTCCCCAAGGGCCACCTCCGTTCGATAG
- a CDS encoding amidohydrolase family protein yields MSAVEPNLLLAHCTVLDARVVDGVDPIPDAAVWVRGDRIAAVGPYAEVAKEARAAGAVREVDLDGAYLTPGLANMHTHFSLSLPGAGGDDVKTMGPHDLAYYMADGARRTLHCGVTTVRCVAEKDHADFALRRAIAAGRAQGPRIHTAGRALVCTGGHGHESSDTLECDGPVGFRRGVRSQIKAGADLIKVMISGGIAGEHERINTPQLFADELAAVLETAHAWGRKVTAHAGPAEVIGAAVELGLDCVEHGYQLTPQVVARMAEQGTALVPTLLVTRCKEFFDELGVPEWMQCRSLGAGPRHLESFAMAVEAGVEVLLGSDMPPFWHFEGTNATVRELEYMAERIGPARALHAGTRGPVRWLGVEEDRGTVEVGKLADLIAMDEDPLAATSAFRGVRWVMKGGRIARDDRTETT; encoded by the coding sequence ATGAGCGCCGTCGAGCCGAACCTGCTGCTGGCCCACTGCACCGTGCTGGACGCGCGCGTGGTGGACGGCGTGGACCCGATCCCGGACGCCGCCGTCTGGGTACGCGGCGACCGGATCGCGGCCGTCGGCCCGTACGCCGAGGTGGCGAAGGAGGCCCGGGCCGCCGGTGCGGTCCGCGAGGTGGACCTGGACGGGGCGTACCTGACGCCCGGTCTGGCCAACATGCACACCCACTTCTCGCTGTCGCTGCCCGGTGCCGGCGGCGACGACGTGAAGACGATGGGGCCGCACGACCTGGCGTACTACATGGCCGACGGGGCCCGGCGCACGCTGCACTGCGGCGTGACCACGGTGCGCTGCGTCGCCGAGAAGGACCACGCCGACTTCGCGTTGCGCCGCGCCATCGCCGCCGGCCGGGCCCAGGGCCCCCGTATCCACACCGCCGGGCGGGCGCTGGTCTGCACCGGCGGGCACGGCCACGAGAGCAGCGACACCCTGGAGTGCGACGGACCGGTCGGCTTCCGTCGGGGCGTGCGGAGCCAGATCAAGGCCGGCGCGGACCTGATCAAGGTGATGATCTCCGGCGGCATCGCCGGGGAGCACGAGCGCATCAACACCCCGCAGTTGTTCGCCGACGAGCTGGCCGCGGTGCTGGAGACGGCCCACGCCTGGGGTCGTAAGGTGACCGCGCATGCCGGGCCCGCCGAGGTGATCGGCGCGGCGGTGGAGCTGGGACTGGACTGTGTGGAGCACGGCTACCAGCTCACCCCGCAGGTGGTGGCGCGGATGGCGGAGCAGGGCACCGCCCTGGTGCCGACGCTGCTGGTGACCCGCTGCAAGGAGTTCTTCGACGAGCTCGGCGTACCGGAGTGGATGCAGTGCCGCTCGCTGGGGGCCGGGCCTCGGCACCTGGAGAGCTTCGCGATGGCCGTCGAGGCCGGGGTGGAGGTGCTGCTCGGCAGCGACATGCCGCCGTTCTGGCACTTCGAGGGCACCAACGCCACGGTCCGGGAGCTGGAGTACATGGCCGAGCGGATCGGCCCGGCGCGGGCGTTGCACGCCGGCACCCGGGGCCCGGTGCGTTGGCTGGGCGTCGAGGAGGACCGGGGCACGGTCGAGGTCGGCAAGCTGGCCGACCTGATCGCGATGGACGAGGACCCGCTCGCCGCCACCTCGGCGTTCCGGGGTGTGCGCTGGGTGATGAAGGGCGGGCGGATCGCCCGGGACGACCGGACGGAGACGACATGA
- a CDS encoding zinc-binding dehydrogenase, translating to MIRRLVAYDTGEPGRVLSVAERPDDPAPGPGEVQLAVRTVGLNYLDVSLCRGEYPVRPEPPMTPGVEAAGRVVAAGAGAEHLLDQEVIACPALPRGALGDTVTVDATVVVPRPSSVDPTVAAALPVTYQTAWFALERAGVTAGQTVLVHAGAGGVGIAVTQLAVARGARVVATAGGPAKTEVCRAQGASVAIDYTGEDFVAAVRAATDGQGVDVVVDPVGGDLLARSLDCLAFEGRLVSVGAAGGPPPPVDPARLIAANADLIGLSWGSQYPWRRPEAVAAAYRALFDLCDSGAVRPPVSRVVSLAQTPVALDDLAARRTTGKIIVRLDEEERG from the coding sequence ATGATCCGGCGGCTGGTCGCCTACGACACCGGTGAACCCGGCCGGGTGCTGTCGGTCGCCGAGCGGCCCGACGACCCCGCGCCCGGCCCCGGTGAGGTCCAGCTCGCGGTCCGCACCGTGGGGCTGAACTATCTCGACGTCTCGCTCTGCCGGGGCGAGTACCCGGTGCGGCCGGAGCCCCCGATGACCCCGGGCGTCGAGGCGGCCGGTCGCGTGGTGGCGGCCGGTGCCGGTGCCGAGCACCTGCTGGACCAGGAGGTCATCGCCTGCCCGGCGCTGCCGCGCGGCGCCCTCGGCGACACCGTGACGGTGGACGCGACCGTGGTCGTGCCCCGTCCCTCCTCCGTGGACCCGACGGTGGCGGCGGCCCTGCCGGTCACCTACCAGACCGCCTGGTTCGCCCTGGAACGCGCCGGGGTCACCGCCGGGCAGACGGTGCTGGTGCACGCCGGTGCCGGTGGGGTCGGCATCGCGGTCACCCAACTCGCCGTCGCGCGGGGCGCGCGGGTCGTGGCGACCGCCGGTGGTCCGGCGAAGACCGAGGTCTGCCGGGCCCAGGGGGCCTCCGTGGCGATCGACTACACCGGCGAGGACTTCGTGGCGGCGGTCCGGGCGGCCACCGACGGGCAGGGTGTGGACGTGGTCGTCGACCCGGTCGGCGGTGACCTGCTCGCCCGGTCGCTGGACTGCCTCGCGTTCGAGGGTCGCCTGGTCAGCGTCGGCGCCGCCGGTGGCCCACCACCGCCGGTCGACCCGGCCCGGCTGATCGCGGCGAACGCCGACCTGATCGGGCTCTCCTGGGGCTCGCAGTACCCGTGGCGTCGTCCCGAGGCGGTCGCCGCCGCCTACCGGGCGCTGTTCGACCTCTGTGACTCCGGCGCGGTCCGGCCCCCGGTCAGCCGGGTGGTGTCGCTGGCGCAGACCCCGGTGGCCCTGGACGACCTGGCCGCCCGACGGACCACCGGCAAGATCATCGTACGACTCGACGAGGAGGAGCGAGGATGA
- a CDS encoding ABC transporter permease subunit, which yields MTARRRRPRAVVGIVLLAVPLLLAVAGPVLVTESEARTRPFDGAGLLGTDFVGRDVVGQVLLGGWSVVAVAVAATALAYLLGVPLGLIAALTRHRPLDEALMRPLDLLLAVPSLLLLILLAATAPRGPLTLVVIVAVVTLPEVARITRAAALPLAHGTVMEAMRLYRETWWRRAVGYVARGIRRVLLADAGVRFIGAVYLVATASFLGIGVAPDAADWAVMVDRNRGGIFLQPWAVVVPAALLVALAVGVNLVTDALLTGREPTVEPDAARVREEVR from the coding sequence GTGACGGCCCGACGGCGGAGACCCCGGGCGGTCGTCGGGATCGTGCTGCTGGCCGTGCCGCTGCTGCTCGCGGTCGCCGGACCGGTGCTGGTCACCGAGTCCGAGGCGCGGACCCGACCGTTCGACGGCGCGGGCCTGCTCGGCACCGACTTCGTCGGCCGGGACGTGGTCGGGCAGGTGCTGCTCGGCGGGTGGTCCGTCGTCGCGGTCGCGGTCGCCGCCACCGCCCTGGCCTATCTGCTGGGCGTACCCCTCGGCCTGATCGCCGCCCTCACCCGGCACCGCCCGCTCGACGAGGCGCTGATGCGCCCGCTGGACCTGCTGCTCGCCGTCCCGTCGTTGCTGCTGCTCATCCTGCTGGCCGCCACCGCGCCACGCGGGCCGCTGACGCTGGTGGTCATCGTCGCGGTCGTGACCCTGCCCGAGGTCGCACGGATCACCCGCGCCGCCGCGTTGCCGCTGGCCCACGGCACCGTGATGGAGGCGATGCGGCTCTACCGGGAGACCTGGTGGCGGCGGGCGGTCGGCTACGTCGCGCGGGGCATCCGCCGGGTCCTGCTCGCCGACGCCGGGGTGCGGTTCATCGGCGCGGTCTATCTCGTCGCCACGGCCAGCTTCCTCGGCATCGGGGTCGCCCCGGACGCCGCCGACTGGGCGGTCATGGTCGACCGCAACCGGGGCGGGATCTTCCTGCAACCGTGGGCGGTCGTCGTACCCGCCGCGCTGCTCGTCGCGCTCGCCGTCGGCGTCAACCTGGTCACCGACGCGCTGTTGACCGGCCGGGAGCCGACGGTGGAGCCGGACGCCGCGCGTGTCCGGGAGGAGGTCCGATGA